In a single window of the Phycisphaerales bacterium genome:
- a CDS encoding PQQ-binding-like beta-propeller repeat protein, with amino-acid sequence MMLCRARWAGLVGVLCCAGIAFADLNSSVWPAVGGGRGTTKAVSNATLGGPAGRIDWFVGAIGVGSNGGVVLSDNGYAFYRPNGAGNLNVIDRTTGALVHQIPVGGNFRAGPLVTTNRVFVPDGQTVKAYDLNAVGTPAFTTPLYQMDDPTRTENFRSIHLSSVLTGGAQTLYASVRQAESGNGPFHLSAFNADTGAHRWTVAVPGQSILVQFGPLWVGQDGKQRIAYMNNLPTTVHIIRDDGTSATVESSTSLAPATVGWNGQGALSADGTRMYFNTAQDGGAPALHAVRTDGSGLAWSLSRNDAAVNANIASPVVVNRNQGGVINRVYLACAGGIVVAVDDLGGSYQVAWQFNVGETGELTYMSGAHNTATGRTFIYPVSQGSSTMYGIEDLGSSAMIRSIRPIGAAEGFGGSASAIDETGAVYQLGNNGLFKFSAAGSVPPVASAANVPASVPGGFPVVLDGSASTDADGVIEAYRWNLGAAGIVTSPNAVITTTLPANTTINGSLTVIDNDGLISLPDPFTITVTDFLPVGLEFTQLTTPVVGHARNNSLRSDGTYLYYLNHGTGQLFRTTGGCNAPWEELATAPGTMLGEQHSGGMAYDPTNNVIITVRNIDASATPWVCGAGTVPDTQTVLVTYDLNTNTWTPRGGRSGMQTGWVIANGMLIGNRHAQDTNLGGPTCVIGVNNLDDYIVARTSAKDSLLGETAWWHSRVVQLAVGADGWVYSIKNDQSPALPRGTGDRLYRFDPANLVTANLNLWLGTIGGTPDNCTDGGPGAIWTNFETNKRLPAQDLGPLPYAPGEGSALAALPPNWKGLVGDEGGLFYIVGANDTGLEGFAGTSNRIYAVYDIADGWWKADQLPDFSTVGTAATFHDGEVYIKQGASSAESPTANPTNVLWSTEPPPPPIVVNAGNDQTINKPNCAPIDVQLTGSAAGNITAWSWRLAGVEISNQQSPTVALMHGVYDFTLVAIDDQCATGSDTVRITINGANPLPVEIAMDNQINFGFGGEWDAIFRPVPSQFSVNSGQAADGPFFVDEGIFAYTQVEIRSGFGSGQWFHAASVSLPNACFGQVDLSHPGARVRFTARYSQGEGGWAGPTENCEGASPPCPYYDAAIFATLVDANGLRRCIGLLYGPDLHNDPDKYPNWKTVEGLVESAANEAVTAFFSDSGFNPARVVRVNFHGTNWGGSTLDFVDLRDLEIFVGAVPPSGACEFPDNTCAELTAGACNLAGGVYQGDGTTCTVIPQICPGDSNGDGVVNFADISPFIAAIKAGSAGNWTCNIGGGFGPYLNSDANGDGTVNFADISPFIALLKAPPAPCVSTCP; translated from the coding sequence ATGATGTTGTGTAGGGCAAGATGGGCAGGCCTTGTCGGCGTACTGTGTTGCGCCGGCATTGCTTTCGCCGATTTGAATTCCAGCGTTTGGCCAGCCGTTGGCGGCGGGCGCGGAACAACAAAGGCGGTCAGCAATGCAACTCTTGGCGGGCCGGCCGGCCGCATCGACTGGTTTGTCGGTGCGATCGGCGTTGGCAGCAACGGCGGCGTAGTGCTATCGGATAACGGCTACGCCTTCTACCGGCCGAATGGCGCCGGCAATCTCAACGTCATTGATCGGACCACGGGCGCACTCGTCCACCAGATCCCGGTCGGCGGCAACTTCCGCGCGGGCCCGCTGGTGACGACGAACCGCGTCTTTGTTCCGGATGGTCAGACCGTAAAGGCGTATGACCTCAATGCGGTCGGCACACCGGCGTTTACCACGCCGCTGTACCAGATGGATGATCCGACGCGGACGGAAAACTTCCGCAGCATCCACCTGAGCTCGGTCCTGACCGGCGGCGCGCAGACGCTCTACGCGTCGGTCCGCCAGGCGGAGTCGGGCAACGGTCCCTTCCACCTGTCCGCGTTCAACGCCGACACCGGCGCGCACCGTTGGACGGTGGCCGTTCCGGGACAGTCCATCCTCGTGCAGTTTGGCCCGCTGTGGGTCGGCCAGGATGGCAAGCAGCGCATCGCGTATATGAACAACCTGCCGACGACAGTGCACATCATCCGTGATGACGGCACCTCGGCGACGGTCGAGTCGAGCACCTCGCTCGCACCGGCCACGGTCGGCTGGAACGGCCAGGGCGCGCTCAGCGCCGACGGCACGCGCATGTACTTCAACACCGCCCAGGACGGCGGCGCGCCAGCCCTGCACGCGGTCCGCACGGACGGCTCGGGCCTTGCCTGGTCGCTCTCGCGAAACGATGCCGCGGTGAACGCGAATATCGCCAGCCCCGTCGTCGTCAACCGCAACCAGGGCGGCGTCATCAACCGTGTCTACCTGGCCTGCGCCGGCGGCATCGTCGTCGCCGTCGATGACCTCGGCGGCAGCTACCAGGTCGCCTGGCAGTTCAACGTTGGCGAAACCGGCGAACTCACCTACATGAGTGGCGCGCACAACACGGCCACCGGCCGGACGTTCATCTATCCCGTCAGCCAGGGCTCGTCCACGATGTACGGCATCGAGGATCTCGGCAGCAGCGCCATGATCCGCTCGATCCGTCCGATCGGCGCCGCCGAAGGCTTTGGCGGCTCCGCGTCGGCGATCGATGAGACCGGCGCCGTCTACCAGCTCGGCAACAACGGCCTGTTCAAGTTCAGCGCCGCGGGCAGCGTCCCGCCGGTCGCGAGCGCGGCCAACGTCCCCGCCAGCGTGCCGGGCGGCTTCCCCGTCGTTCTCGACGGCAGCGCCAGCACCGATGCGGACGGCGTGATCGAAGCGTATCGCTGGAACCTCGGTGCGGCGGGCATCGTCACTTCGCCCAACGCGGTCATCACGACCACGCTGCCGGCGAACACGACGATCAACGGCTCGCTGACCGTCATCGACAATGACGGCCTGATCAGTCTCCCCGATCCGTTCACCATCACGGTGACCGACTTCCTGCCGGTGGGCCTCGAGTTCACGCAGCTCACGACCCCGGTTGTGGGACATGCGCGTAACAACTCGCTGCGCTCGGACGGCACGTACCTGTACTACCTGAACCATGGCACTGGTCAGCTCTTCCGCACCACGGGCGGCTGCAACGCGCCGTGGGAAGAGCTTGCCACGGCCCCGGGCACCATGCTCGGCGAGCAGCACAGCGGTGGCATGGCGTATGACCCGACGAACAACGTGATCATCACGGTGCGGAACATCGACGCCTCCGCGACGCCGTGGGTCTGTGGTGCAGGCACCGTGCCCGACACCCAGACGGTCCTCGTGACGTACGACCTGAATACGAACACCTGGACGCCGCGCGGCGGACGCTCCGGCATGCAAACCGGCTGGGTCATCGCGAACGGCATGCTGATCGGCAACCGGCACGCCCAGGACACCAACCTCGGTGGCCCGACCTGCGTGATCGGTGTCAACAACCTCGACGACTACATCGTGGCTCGCACCAGTGCAAAGGACTCGCTGCTCGGCGAGACGGCCTGGTGGCACAGCCGCGTCGTGCAGCTCGCCGTCGGCGCCGATGGCTGGGTCTACTCGATCAAGAACGACCAGTCGCCGGCCCTGCCGCGCGGCACGGGTGACCGGCTCTACCGGTTCGACCCTGCCAACCTGGTCACGGCCAACCTGAACCTGTGGCTGGGCACGATCGGTGGCACGCCGGACAACTGCACCGATGGTGGCCCGGGCGCCATCTGGACGAACTTCGAGACCAACAAGCGCCTGCCTGCCCAGGACCTCGGCCCGCTGCCGTATGCTCCGGGTGAGGGCTCCGCGCTGGCCGCGCTGCCTCCGAACTGGAAGGGCCTCGTCGGTGACGAAGGCGGCCTCTTCTACATCGTGGGCGCCAACGACACGGGTCTGGAGGGCTTCGCCGGCACGTCCAACCGGATCTACGCGGTGTACGACATCGCGGACGGCTGGTGGAAGGCCGACCAGTTGCCCGATTTCAGCACCGTCGGCACAGCCGCCACCTTCCATGATGGCGAGGTGTACATCAAGCAGGGTGCGTCGAGTGCGGAATCGCCCACGGCGAATCCGACGAACGTGCTCTGGAGCACCGAACCCCCGCCGCCGCCCATCGTGGTGAACGCGGGCAACGACCAGACCATCAACAAGCCGAATTGTGCACCAATCGACGTGCAGCTTACGGGCAGCGCGGCCGGCAACATCACGGCTTGGAGCTGGCGTCTGGCCGGTGTCGAGATCTCGAATCAGCAGAGCCCCACCGTCGCCCTGATGCACGGCGTGTACGACTTCACGCTGGTCGCCATCGACGACCAGTGTGCTACCGGCTCGGACACCGTCCGTATCACGATCAACGGCGCCAACCCGCTGCCGGTTGAAATCGCGATGGACAACCAGATCAACTTCGGCTTCGGTGGTGAGTGGGATGCAATCTTCCGGCCGGTGCCGTCGCAGTTCTCGGTGAACAGCGGCCAGGCCGCAGACGGTCCGTTCTTTGTGGATGAAGGCATCTTCGCTTACACCCAGGTCGAAATCCGGTCTGGTTTCGGCTCCGGCCAGTGGTTCCATGCGGCCAGCGTGAGCTTGCCGAATGCGTGCTTCGGCCAGGTCGACCTGTCCCACCCGGGTGCCCGTGTCCGCTTTACCGCCCGTTACTCGCAGGGTGAGGGTGGCTGGGCCGGCCCGACCGAGAATTGCGAAGGCGCTTCCCCGCCGTGCCCGTACTACGACGCCGCGATCTTCGCGACGCTCGTCGACGCGAACGGCCTGCGGCGCTGCATCGGCCTGCTGTACGGTCCGGATCTCCACAACGACCCCGACAAGTATCCGAACTGGAAGACGGTCGAAGGTCTGGTCGAGAGCGCGGCCAATGAGGCCGTGACGGCCTTCTTCAGCGATTCGGGCTTCAACCCGGCACGCGTTGTCCGCGTGAACTTCCACGGCACGAACTGGGGCGGCAGCACCCTCGACTTCGTGGATCTCCGCGATCTGGAGATCTTCGTCGGCGCGGTTCCGCCGTCCGGTGCCTGCGAATTCCCGGATAACACCTGCGCCGAGCTGACGGCCGGTGCGTGCAACCTGGCAGGCGGTGTCTACCAGGGTGACGGCACGACCTGCACGGTCATCCCGCAGATCTGCCCGGGCGACTCCAACGGTGACGGCGTGGTCAACTTCGCCGACATCTCACCGTTCATCGCCGCGATCAAGGCCGGCAGTGCAGGCAACTGGACCTGCAACATCGGCGGCGGCTTCGGCCCGTATCTCAACAGCGACGCAAACGGTGACGGTACGGTGAACTTCGCCGACATCTCGCCGTTCATCGCGCTGCTGAAGGCCCCGCCGGCACCGTGCGTCAGCACGTGCCCGTAA
- the rpsT gene encoding 30S ribosomal protein S20 translates to MAHSLSAKKRIRQNSKRRAINRARRSTVRSKLRDCQEQVLHGTVDAAEKAIRAACLVLDREGSRNTVHRNAAARRKSRLMRKLNELKQRAAAAPSA, encoded by the coding sequence GTGGCTCATTCCCTTTCCGCCAAGAAGCGCATCCGGCAGAACAGCAAGCGCCGCGCCATTAACCGGGCCCGCCGCAGTACCGTGCGGTCCAAGCTGCGCGACTGCCAGGAACAGGTCCTGCACGGTACCGTCGATGCGGCCGAAAAAGCGATCCGCGCGGCCTGCCTGGTTCTCGATCGCGAGGGCTCCCGTAATACGGTGCACCGGAATGCCGCCGCTCGCCGCAAGAGTCGCCTCATGCGCAAGCTGAATGAACTGAAGCAGCGGGCGGCCGCAGCCCCCTCGGCCTAG
- a CDS encoding response regulator yields MQPATGRDKVLIADDNPQILELLEAYLEPLGLEVQVAGDGEAALAAVEQSPPDLILLDIMMPKRSGFEVCRLLKDDPRYRDIAVIMVTALNEVGDLERARECGADDYLSKPVNKIELLDRVQNLLKLRALKRGSRRESGSEGGV; encoded by the coding sequence ATGCAGCCAGCCACCGGTCGCGACAAGGTACTGATCGCCGACGACAACCCACAGATCCTCGAATTGCTCGAGGCCTACCTGGAACCGCTCGGACTGGAGGTGCAGGTGGCCGGGGACGGGGAGGCAGCCCTGGCAGCGGTGGAGCAGAGCCCCCCGGACCTGATTCTGCTGGACATCATGATGCCGAAACGGAGTGGCTTCGAGGTTTGCCGGTTGTTGAAGGATGATCCGCGTTACCGCGACATCGCGGTAATCATGGTAACGGCACTGAACGAGGTGGGCGATCTGGAACGGGCACGCGAGTGCGGGGCCGACGATTACCTGAGCAAGCCAGTCAACAAGATCGAACTCCTGGATCGCGTGCAGAACCTGCTAAAGCTGAGGGCGCTCAAGCGCGGCTCGCGGCGGGAGTCTGGCAGCGAAGGCGGGGTGTAG